One Setaria italica strain Yugu1 chromosome I, Setaria_italica_v2.0, whole genome shotgun sequence DNA window includes the following coding sequences:
- the LOC101759510 gene encoding uncharacterized protein LOC101759510, which yields MESLGAYKKATAALDEAARARLLRGPFISNVALPSAPSRRADADDDDDDLMGLVNEFYNGYGEHGTDGVVAKHAVAPRSTEWKETLRLTLADAAADAAAARIRAEAERIVRDAGPAVVVGGGGMRKHLVERLRARGFNAGLCRSSWERTSSIPAPGSYEYVDVTMSSSPSSASSRYIVEVNVAAGFEIARPSAEYRDLLSSLPPVLVARPEALKELAAAMCATAAESIRGAGMHVPPWRRTRYVLAKWSARFERVEAPAPTAAAGPLPEAGARAAAHARRPSGRKNCGMEMGRREVAMGREALVSVRPSFRGL from the exons ATGGAATCGTTGGGTGCATACAAGAAGGCAACGGCGGCCCTAGACGAGGCGGCGAGGGCTCGGCTACTACGGGGCCCGTTCATCAGCAACGTCGCGCTCCCGTCGGCGCCGTCCCGGCGCGCGGAtgccgacgacgatgacgacgatctGATGGGTTTGGTGAACGAGTTCTACAACGGATACGGCGAGCACGGCACGGACGGCGTCGTAGCCAAGCACGCCGTGGCGCCGCGGAGTACCGAGTGGAAGGAAACGCTGCGGCTGACGCTGGCGgacgcggcggccgacgcggcAGCCGCACGAATCCGCGCCGAGGCGGAGCGCATCGTCCGAGACGCCGGGCCGGCCGTCgtcgttggcggcggcgggatgaggAAGCATCTCGTGGAGCGGCTCCGGGCGAGGGGTTTCAATGCCG GTCTCTGCAGATCCTCGTGGGAAAGAACCAGCAGCATCCCCGCGCCGGGCTCGTACGAGTACGTCGACGTGACAATgagctcctcgccgtcgtcggcgtcgtctCGCTACATCGTGGAGGTGAACGTCGCGGCCGGGTTCGAGATCGCGAGGCCTAGCGCCGAGTACCGGGACCTCCTCTCGTCCCTGCCGCCGGTGCTCGTGGCGAGGCCGGAGGCTCTGAAGGAACTCGCCGCGGCAATGTGCGCCACGGCCGCGGAGTCCATCCGCGGCGCGGGCATGCACGTGCCGCCGTGGAGGCGCACGCGGTACGTGCTGGCCAAGTGGTCCGCCCGGTTCGAGAGGGTGGAAGCCCCGGCGCCGACTGCCGCGGCGGGGCCACTGCCGGAAGCAggagcgagggcggcggcgcacgcccGGCGGCCGTCCGGGCGGAAGAACTGCGGCATGGAGATGGGGCGAAGGGAGGTGGCCATGGGACGAGAGGCGTTGGTGAGCGTGAGGCCCTCGTTCAGAGGATTGTGA
- the LOC111258066 gene encoding pectinesterase QRT1-like: MLMLEKPVLNCLLDSQIGALAVTEKRRVAFREGVISIPRMNHQFAQPREKTISESIANIPDGSTKRYTLQLLKPGVVFREEVFLSKSKPFVTFMSDPGNPGVIVWNDTATTPGKDGKPLGTVGSATVTVESDYFIASGLVFKNDVPLPKPGAKKAQAPALRVQGTKATFYNATVIGGQVALYDQKGLHYFKNCTIKGAVADTTQAS; encoded by the exons ATGCTCATGCTGGAGAAGCCCGTTCTGAACTGCTTGCTCGACAGTCAAATTGGTGCTCTTGCAGTGACTGAGAAGCGCAGGGTAGCGTTCCGCGAGGGGGTCATCTCCATCCCACGCATGAACCACCAATTTGCACAACCTCGTGAAAAA ACCATCAGCGAGTCCATCGCCAACATCCCCGACGGCAGCACCAAGCGCTACACCCTCCAGCTGCTCAAGCCCGGCGTCGTGTTCCGCGAGGAGGTGTTCTTGAGCAAGAGCAAGCCCTTCGTCACCTTCATGTCCGACCCCGGCAACCCCGGCGTCATCGTCTGGAACGACACCGCCACCACCCCGGGCAAGGACGGCAAGCCCCTCGGCACCGTCGGCAGCGCCACCGTCACGGTGGAGTCCGACTACTTCATCGCCTCCGGCCTCGTCTTCAAGAACGACGTGCCGCTGCCGAAGCCGGGCGCTAAGAAGGCCCAGGCGCCGGCGCTGCGGGTGCAGGGAACCAAGGCGACCTTCTACAACGCCACCGTCATCGGCGGCCAGGTCGCGCTGTATGACCAGAAGGGCCTGCACTACTTCAAGAACTGCACCATCAAGGGCGCTGTTGCAGATACGACGCAAGCTAGCTAG
- the LOC101759102 gene encoding protein-tyrosine-phosphatase IBR5, which translates to MRKRERENPCGICGHYHKYEEGEVCGVCGHRWKPSDGEGTPAKHESAFPTEVLKDFLFLGSYDNASRSEVLKTLNVSHILNTVPDCHNLYKNSFTYHSLQRDRPLDFDDANRFLEQCERDKSRVLVHCMTGKNRSAAIVAAFLMKSRGWRLAQSFQWVKDRRPQVQLTDASQNELLEYEQKLFGPSSQPVIPTESFASLGFGYPKPAGDTQAPTFNQMTAPSISIFERVGPNDVPPNFAFGAEGTAGVNPDNNDNGGAKANPASTDNPMDSS; encoded by the exons ATGAGGAAGCGGGAGCGGGAGAACCCGTGCGGGATCTGCGGGCACTACCACAAGTACGAGGAGGGGGAGGTCTGCGGGGTGTGCGGCCACCGGTGGAAGCCGTCGGACGGGGAGGGCACCCCGGCGAAGCACGAGTCCGCCTTCCCCACCGAGGTGCTCAAGGACTTCCTCTTCCTCGGGAGCTACGACAACGCCTCCCGCTCCGAGGTCCTCAAGACGCTCAACGTCTCCCACATCCTCAAC ACTGTGCCTGATTGCCACAATCTATACAAGAATTCATTCACATATCACAGTCTTCAGCGCGACAGGCCTTTGGATTTTGATGACGCAAACCGGTTTCTAG AACAATGTGAAAGAGATAAATCACGCGTTCTTGTTCATTGCATGACTGGAAAAAACAG GTCAGCAGCTATTGTTGCAGCCTTCTTGATGAAGTCTAGAGGATGGAGACTTGCTCAGTCTTTCCAGTGGGTGAAAGACCGGCGGCCGCAGGTTCAACTGACAGATG CTTCTCAGAATGAGCTTCTGGAGTACGAGCAGAAGCTTTTTGGACCCAGTTCTCAACCTGTGATTCCCACTGAATCATTTGCTTCTCTTGGATTTGGCTACCCAAAACCAGCAGGTGACACCCAAGCACCTACGTTCAACCAAATGACCGCGCCATCCATCTCCATTTTTGAGCGAGTCGGCCCAAATGATGTTCCCCCGAATTTCGCTTTTGGAGCCGAGGGGACAGCTGGGGTCAACCCAGATAACAATGACAATGGTGGGGCCAAGGCCAACCCAGCTTCGACTGATAACCCGATGGACAGCTCTTAA
- the LOC101781939 gene encoding uncharacterized protein LOC101781939 → MRSSPVARRARLLVSLLLCAGALGFLPRCHGAAEGEMPGYVTVSAASFEPASTCSAPDPAAPRRNGTSAVLRLTHRHGPCAPSRTSSLATLSVAETLRADQRRAEYILRGALSVPGSAFAGRTV, encoded by the exons ATGAGATCCTCCCCcgtggcgcgccgcgcgcgcctgctCGTGTCTCTGCTCCTGTGCGCCGGCGCGCTCGGGTTCTTGCCCCGCTGTCATGGCGCCGCCGAGGGGGAGATGCCCGGCTACGTCACCGTCTCCGCCGCCAGCTTCGAGCCGGCCTCCACGTGCAGCGCGCCCGACCCAG CTGCGCCGCGGCGGAACGGCACGTCGGCCGTGCTGCGGCTGACGCACAGGCACGGGCCGTGCGCACCCTCGCGGACGTCCTCGCTGGCGACGCTGTCGGTCGCTGAGACGCTACGCGCGGACCAGCGGCGCGCGGAGTACATCCTGAGAGGT GCGCTGAGCGTGCCGGGATCAGCGTTCGCGGGCAGGACGGTGTGA